A single genomic interval of Helianthus annuus cultivar XRQ/B chromosome 6, HanXRQr2.0-SUNRISE, whole genome shotgun sequence harbors:
- the LOC110944381 gene encoding uncharacterized protein LOC110944381 — translation MDRDYWMYKISRVSEIYTVGVRSFIKAAEANRVKRGSRSICCPCAKCENLRYYNCNEIEFHLFEYGFMPQYHCWSRHGESLVDFSTSSTTLDINDSTYNNDSLYVDDHSNDPSDNLNDMLNDMETNRGDAEKENLQQLFEDEEKTLYTGSKFTKLDAVLKLLNLKSKNGWSDKSFTNLLVLLHDMLPEDNELPVSTYQAKKLTCPMGLEVERIHACPNNCILYRKQYANEHKCVKCGASRYKRLKDSDDADDDVKKNGPPAKMLWYLPIIPRLKRLFSNEKEAKLLRWHSDERVIDQKLRHVADSPQWRTIDNKYPEFGKETRNIRFGLSSDGMNPFGNMSSRRSTWPVLLCIYNLPPWLCMKRKYIMMSLLIQGPRQPGNDIDVYLSPLIDDLKTLWDSGVEVYDAYKKEHFQLHAMIFCTINDFPAYGNLSGYSTKGKKACPVCEDETSSTWLKNCNKTVCMGHRRFLPKGHSFRKKREEFNGEIETGTMRTRFDAFSRVENLNTVLGKRSRDKSGINWKRKSIFWDLPYWRDLNVRHCLDVMHIEKNVCDSLIGLLLNIPGKTKDGINVRKDMVLLNIRKDLAPEQRGDRIYLPPACYNTTKEEKRQFCQCLHDIKVPSTYSSNIKRLVSMKDCKLLGMKSHDCHVLMTHMIPIAIRGLLPDNVRHTITKLCLFFNNIHSKVIDKEDLDKWQKDIYVTLCELEMYFPPSFFDVMVHLISHIVQEIKACGPVFLRYMYPFERYMGYLKGFVKNRNRPEGSIIEGYTSEEAVEFCQGYMEGVDSVGVPVTRHSGRLLGQAVIGIKTTMPQRKDVQDAHLVVLKHMTCLAPYVNEHMEMLRLTHPGKDDLWYINTQNKELSKWMEMKVTKTDVDDTVKRLGQGPDCRVITSQGYDINGYTFYTSDQDKKSVVQNSGVTITASTTEFSRGRHDTMMNIAKNSYYGVIQEIWELDYHDFTIPLFKCKWVNNSTGVQVDKYGFTLVDLTTDGYKSEPFVLAKHVTQVFFVNDPSKPRYHIVLQGKRRILGIDNVINEDEYDHFDDLPPFSVGIEPSNYDNIKHTKYLRDDTDGIYVD, via the exons ATGGATCGTGATTATTGGATGTATAAAATTTCGCGTGTATCCGAAATTTATACAGTGGGTGTTCGAAGTTTTATTAAGGCTGCCGAAGCAAATCGCGTAAAGAGAGGAAGCCGTTCGATTTGTTGTCCTTGTGCCAAATGTGAGAACCTTAGATATTATAACTGCAATGAAATAGAGTTCCATTTGTTCGAATATGGTTTTATGCCTCAATACCATTGTTGGTCAAGGCATGGAGAGTCACTAGTTGATTTTAGCACCTCCTCGACCACTTTAGACATTAATGATAGTACATACAACAACGACTCATTATACGTTGATGACCATTCAAATGACCCTAGTGACAATTTAAATGATATGTTAAATGACATGGAGACTAATAGGGGTGATGCCGAAAAAGAAAATCTACAACAACTAtttgaagatgaagaaaaaacaTTATATACCGGTTCTAAATTTACGAAACTTGATGCTGTGTTGAAGTTGTTGAACTTGAAGTCGAAAAACGGATGGAGCGATaaaagtttcacaaatttattaGTGCTTTTGCATGACATGCTTCCGGAAGACAATGAATTACCAGTTTCGACATACCAAGCAAAAAAGTTGACATGTCCGATGGGATTGGAAGTTGAAAGAATACATGCATGTCCAAATAATTGTATATTGTATAGAAAGCAGTATGCAAATGAACATAAATGTGTTAAGTGTGGTGCATCCAGGTATAAACGACTAAAAGATTCGGACGACGCTGATGATGATGTGAAAAAAAATGGACCACCAGCTAAAATGTTGTGGTATCTCCCCATTATACCGAGGTTGAAAAGGTTATTTTCAAACGAAAAAGAAGCAAAATTATTACGTTGGCATTCAGATGAACGTGTAATTGACCAAAAACTAAGACATGTGGCGGATTCACCTCAGTGGAGAACCATTGATAACAAGTATCCTGAATTCGGGAAGGAGACGAGAAACATACGGTTTGGGCTTAGTTCAGACGGGATGAATCCTTTCGGGAACATGAGCAGTCGTCGTAGTACGTGGCCGGTTCTTTTATGCATCTACAATCTTCCACCGTGGTTATGCATGAAACGGAAATACATTATGATGTCGTTGTTGATTCAAGGTCCTAGACAGCCAGGTAATGATATTGATGTGTATTTGTCTCCTTTAATTGATGACTTAAAAACTCTTTGGGATTCGGGTGTAGAAGTATATGATGCCTATAAGAAAGAACACTTTCAATTGCATGCCATGATTTTCTGTACAATAAATGATTTTCCAGCATACGGAAACTTGTCAGGATATAGTACCAAGGGTAAGAAAGcttgtcctgtttgtgaagatgAAACAAGCTCAACATGGTTAAAAAATTGCAATAAAACTGTATGCATGGGGCATCGAAGATTCCTTCCGAAGGGTCATAGTTTTAGGAAGAAAAGAGAGGAGTTTAACGGAGAGATCGAGACCGGAACGATGAGAACACGGTTCGATGCATTTTCACGAGTTGAAAATCTAAATACTGTGTTGGGAAAAAGATCTCGTGATAAGAGTGGAATCAACTGGAAAAGAAAATCAATCTTTTGGGATTTACCTTATTGGAGAGATTTAAATGTTAGGCATTGTCTAGATGTTATGCACATAGAAAAAAATGTATGTGATAGCTTGATAGGCTTATTATTAAATATTCCGGGTAAAACTAAAGACGGGATTAATGTCCGAAAAGACATGGTACTTTTGAATATACGTAAAGATCTTGCCCCAGAACAAAGGGGCGACCGTATTTATCTGCCACCTGCTTGTTATAAcacaacaaaagaagaaaaaaggcAGTTCTGTCAATGTTTGCATGATATTAAGGTTCCATCAACTTATTCTTCAAACATTAAAAGATTGGTGTCGATGAAAGATTGTAAATTGCTTGGAATGAAGTCTCATGATTGTCATGTTTTGATGACACATATGATTCCTATCGCGATTCGTGGATTGTTACCGGATAACGTCCGACATACGATCACAaaactttgtttgttttttaacaacATTCACTCAAAGGTTATTGACAAAGAAGACTTGGATAAATGGCAAAAAGATATTTATGTTACCCTTTGTGAACTAGAGATGTACTTCCCACCATCATTTTTTGATGTAATGGTTCACCTGATATCTCATATCGTACAAGAGATTAAAGCTTGTGGTCCGGTATTCCTACGGTACATGTACCCTTTTGAAAGATACATGGGTTACctaaaaggttttgtaaaaaaccGTAATCGACCAGAGGGCAGTATTATTGAAGGGTATACTTCTGAAGAGGCGGTTGAGTTCTGTCAAG GCTATATGGAGGGTGTCGACAGTGTTGGTGTTCCAGTAACTCGTCATTCGGGCCGGCTTCTGGGTCAGGCAGTAATTGGTATCAAAACAACCATGCCACAACGAAAAGACGTGCAAGATGCACATTTAGTGGTCCTAAAACACATGACATGCCTTGCTCCATATGTTAATGAACACATGGAGATGTTACGGTTGACACACCCGGGCAAGGATGATTTATGGTACATAAACACTCAAAACAAAGAGTTATCGAAGTGGATGGAAATGAAGGTAACCAAAACAGATGTTGATGATACTGTGAAAAGGCTTGGGCAGGGTCCAGACTGTAGAGTTATAACTTCCCAGGGGTACGACATTAACGGTTATACTTTTTACACCAGTGATCAAGATAAAAAAAGTGTTGTGCAAAACAGTGGAGTTACTATAACAGCATCAACGACCGAGTTCAGCAGAGGGCGCCACGATACAATGATGAATATCGCCAAAAATTCTTATTATGGTGTTATACAGGAAATTTGGGAATTGGACTATCATGATTTCACTATTCCTTTGTTCAAATGTAAGTGGGTGAACAACAGTACAGGTGTTCAAGTTGACAAATATGGTTTTACACTTGTCGACCTTACCACTGATGGCTATAAATCTGAGCCATTTGTTTTGGCAAAGCATGTCACACAAGTTTTCTTTGTCAATGACCCAAGCAAACCAAGATACCACATTGTCTTGCAAGGTAAACGCCGTATTCTTGGTATTGATAATGTCATTAACGAGGATGAATATGACCACTTTGATGATCTACCACCATTTTCGGTCGGTATTGAACCAAGTAATTACGACAACATTAAGCACACCAAATACCTACGTGATGACACCGATGGGATTTACGTTGATTAA
- the LOC110944382 gene encoding uncharacterized protein LOC110944382 — protein MPSQNQSEGLSDIHSTKSGDENMKNTEDKRSHEEYLVSVLDNHLKGFEDIFENIQSRIDELVEEYPNSEAIHNKVNEWVSLMEKLNHQAKKHKKVNIDSNTMETPSRFLNLSQNEDTENQIISTPLIIKRNDDDDAKRNEDNTAVVQSSNPEKNSNNDPASILQTHMEKPSMEQSSFSEETPSLMLEMIKRTDEEEKKSNQKKIQDNEVPSFDLKISQLSSNVDESEVEVDATPHAAQTEIQAESENRSIEKDVQITGIQTMFEKIEEQDNTEKQISDLIQNTSFLNPQEDPYKTPAKSVHQEQTTTDISKTEEIITKMVRPDREKNIPEVFCSPYYLRQVAMKEARTAHENNISGYAFHVEGEMM, from the coding sequence ATGCCATCACAAAATCAAAGTGAAGGTCTTTCTGACATTCATTCAACAAAAAGTGGCGATGAAAATATGAAGAACACTGAAGATAAAAGATCACATGAAGAATATCTTGTGTCTGTTTTGGATAATCATTTAAAAGGATTTGAAGATATTTTCGAAAACATCCAATCACGCATAGATGAGCTTGTCGAAGAATATCCAAACAGTGAAGCTATTCATAACAAAGTAAACGAATGGGTTTCATTGATGGAAAAATTAAACCATCAAGCAAAAAAGCACAAGAAAGTTAATATTGATTCAAATACGATGGAAACACCATCAAGATTTCTAAATTTGAGCCAAAATGAAGACACTGAAAATCAAATCATTTCAACTCCATTAATTATAAAacgcaatgatgatgatgatgcaaaaCGCAATGAGGATAACACAGCTGTAGTCCAGTCCTCCAATCCAGAAAAAAACAGTAACAATGACCCTGCATCTATTCTGCAAACACACATGGAAAAACCTTCAATGGAACAATCATCATTTAGCGAAGAAACTCCATCATTAATGTTGGAGATGATCAAAAGgacagatgaagaagaaaaaaaatcaaatcaaaagaaAATTCAGGATAATGAGGTACCATCCTTTGATTTGAAAATTTCTCAGTTGTCTTCAAATGTTGATGAAAGTGAAGTTGAAGTTGATGCTACTCCTCACGCTGCACAAAccgaaattcaagcggaatctgaaaaTAGATCAATCGAAAAAGATGTTCAAATTACTGGAATACAAACAATGTTTGAGAAAATTGAAGAACAGGATAATACTGAAAAGCAAATCAGTGATCTAATTCAAAACACATCATTCCTCAACCCACAAGAAGATCCGTATAAAACACCTGCAAAATCAGTTCATCAAGAACAAACAACAACAGATATAAGCAAAACAGAAGAAATAATAACAAAGATGGTACGACCTGATCGAGAGAAAAATATACCAGAAGTATTTTGTTCACCATACTATCTAAGACAAGTAGCAATGAAGGAAGCAAGAACGGCACACGAAAACAACATATCGGGATACGCTTTCCATGTAGAAGGAGAAATGatgtaa
- the LOC110944731 gene encoding uncharacterized protein LOC110944731 encodes MARKQSQEDTRELGKDTKKAKRGRGIACFSKKIPEHRRHIYLDRNNKPYGDLLSRVRSWYGMMVQHIFPVHIQMEDQEDEYFDRLWLETKKYWKITTDEPREYMRSWAIRLGTNFRSRLVRDYVKEGLNACDTYPFINGDHWDEFVEIKTSKKFLERSKKAKASAAMNKHVPHTGRGGWDLIEKKKHIILPQLESVYKEIRSIQNSRSKLYLAGRAKYNIETQLYELEDDAYLEARNLLEKEQEMMADGSYYKNKSDPLVQVLGPEHPGRARTVSGFIGHTRVHGGLYKNVSQDSIPLVDTRPTFCGSSYGSNGRVHYPPIMSHTECELLMNMADRLETVAYGMAWPSMSTMIDSSPISEGCVKVEVDDIVDKHKKSEVYSVTKTSEIKLVEDLVLRYVQWPRYAIKLKNEGRQSMSPNAPIVNSRRGSQSHRGASPLVADSIIHDDDTRMTPAYHPCLQMIGEDDHQLPSQLQIEDQDLFKDGFVNMLQQQIVTNAPIQVSEPVRVPEPVPETVPEPVPAPKPVSVPKPKKVRKSKLVPKPVSVPVPKPVLATVPKPKLEPHIKLITGSQGETWEDPKLNSIKQNLRNKTGLIRDVVDKLDKLVKHRTHIRTSSPQGMYPTSVQYLIPYSELLNLFLRRWLDISVIHSFSMYFFLSPNSRCAFFDPYKICGAKCESDPDDVIKHIKEVYEHHEDKRYFLAPYHDNDHWKLLIFEPTTSSAFIVDSIKKGKSEESYLISKLIPSGFERTFTWTVINCYQQPGSWECGYMLIKHMWEFVETIQHDFINRKWNTQEKTSGEEIESMVVDLMERWIKEVFGIRT; translated from the exons ATGGCAAGAAAACAATCTCAAGAAGATACCCGAGAACTAGGAAAAGATACAAAGAAAGCAAAACGCGGACGTGGGATTGCTTGTTTCTCAAAGAAGATACCCGAGCACAGGAGGCATATATATTTAGATAGAAATAACAAACCATATGGTGACCTGCTTTCAAGAGTGAGGTCATGGTATGGGATGATGGTTCAACATATCTTCCCAGTTCATATTCAGATGGAAGACCAGGAGGACGAATACTTTGATCGTCTATGGTTGGAGACTAAG AAATATTGGAAGATTACTACCGATGAACCTAGAGAGTATATGAGGAGTTGGGCTATAAGACTTGGCACCAACTTTAGATCTCGACTTGTTAGAGATTATGTAAAGGAAGGACTAAATGCTTGTGACACATATCCATTTATTAATGGTGATCATTGGGATGAATTTGTTGAAATAAAGACTAGCAAGAAATTTCTG GAACGAAGCAAGAAAGCAAAAGCTAGTGCTGCCATGAACAAACACGTGCCCCATACGGGACGAGGCGGGTGGGATCTTATTGAAAAAAAGAAACATATTATATTGCCTCAACTGGAATCAGTATACAAAGAAATTAGAAGTATTCAAAACTCACGTTCAAAGTTGTATTTAGCCGGTAGAGCCAAATATAACATAGAAACCCAGTTGTATGAACTTGAAGATGATGCATATTTGGAGGCTCGTAATTTG CTTGAAAAGGAACAAGAGATGATGGCAGATGGaagttattataaaaataaatcagACCCGCTAGTTCAAGTTCTTGGACCTGAGCACCCCGGACGAGCACGAACAGTATCCGGGTTTATAG GTCATACTAGGGTTCATGGAGGTCTATATAAAAATGTGAGCCAAGACTCGATACCACTAGTAGACACGAGGCCAACCTTTTGTGGCTCTAGCTATGGGTCTAATGGACGAGTCCACTATCCACCAATCATG AGTCACACCGAATGTGAGTTGTTAATGAATATGGCTGATAGGTTAGAGACGGTGGCTTATGGTATGGCATGGCCTAGCATGTCAACGATGATAGATTCTAGCCCAATATCCGAGGGTTGTGTCAAGGTGGAAGTGGATGATATTGTTGATAAACATAAGAAGTCGGAAGTTTATTCAGTCACCAAAACAAGTGAAATTAAATTGGTTGAAGATTTGGTTCTTCGATATGTTCAATGGCCAAGATATGCAATAAAG CTTAAGAATGAAGGAAGACAAAGCATGTCACCTAACGCCCCCATTGTGAACTCGAGGCGTGGGTCACAGAGTCATAGAGGCGCCTCACCATTGGTAGCCGACTCAATAATACATGATGATGACACCAGAATGACTCCAGCTTATCATCCATGCTTACAAATG ATTGGCGAAGACGATCACCAACTTCCAAGTCAACTTCAAATCGAAGATCAAGATCTTTTTAAAGATGGTTTTGTAAATATG TTGCAGCAACAAATTGTTACAAATGCTCCCATACAGGTATCCGAACCTGTAAGGGTACCCGAACCTGTACCCGAAACTGTACCCGAACCTGTACCAGCACCCAAACCTGTATCCGTACCCAAACCCAAAAAAGTACGCAAATCCAAACTTGTACCCAAACCCGTATCGGTACCCGTACCTAAACCCGTACTCGCAACTGTACCCAAACCCAAACTCGAACCACATATAAAACTCATAACCGGTTCTCAAGGCGAAACATGGGAGGATCCTAAGTTGAATTCGATCAAGCAGAATTTACGAAACAAAACCGGTCTCATTCGAGACGTAGTTGATAAATTAGACAAACTCGTTAAGCACCGCACTCACATTCGTACTTCTTCACCGCAAGGGATGTATCCCACATCGGTTCAATATCTAATCCCATATTCGGAATTGTTAAACTTATTTCTAAGGCGGTGGCTTGATATTAGCGTAATACATTCGTTTTCCAT gTATTTTTTTCTGTCTCCCAATTCCCGGTGTGCATTTTTTGATCCGTACAAAATTTGTGGTGCAAAATGCGAAAGTGATCCGGATGATGTGATAAAACACATCAAAGAGGTATACGAGCATCATGAAGACAAAAGATATTTTCTTGCACCTTATCATGACAA cgaTCACTGGAAGCTTTTAATATTTGAACCAACCACTTCAAGCGCATTCATTGTTGATTCAATAAAAAAGGGAAAGTCGGAGGAAAGTTACCTCATTTCAAAGCTAATTCCCAGTGGTTTCGAGAGAACTTTTACATGGACAGTTATCAAT TGCTACCAACAACCGGGCTCATGGGAATGCGGTTATATGTTGATAAAACACATGTGGGAGTTTGTTGAGACAATTCAACATGACTTTATTAATCGT AAATGGAATACACAAGAGAAGACTTCGGGTGAGGAAATTGAATCTATGGTCGTAGACTTGATGGAGCGTTGGATTAAGGAGGTGTTTGGGATTCGGACATGA
- the LOC110944384 gene encoding uncharacterized protein LOC110944384 has translation MDDIPPLFLPIDISEDDDSSSSDSSLIFFQNLINEAAQLEDTGTSKKRKTVYRDRVKCHDNLMRDYFVDEPVFNEDVFRQRFRMSKRLFLKILSDVQANNSWFQDAADASGRKSFTSIQKVTSAIKQLATGNALDEFDEYLNMSTRTSRESLEYFCETVCNLYASEFLRRPTSHDVALLYQAHEEKHHLPGMLGSLDYDGNAIAPVHIRDPPVEPVFEDTVYNELIDEDTHYRLKYDLVEHLGEQDLPHLLADSDDE, from the exons ATGGATGATATACCACCGCTATTCCTTCCGATTGATATTAGTGAAGACGATGATTCTTCCTCGAGCGATAGTAGTTTAATTTTTTTCCAAAATCTTATTAACGAAGCCGCTCAACTGGAAGACACAGGCACTTCTAAAAAAAGGAAAACTGTGTATCGAGATCGAGTGAAATGTCACGACAACCTTATGAGAGATTATTTTGTCGACGAGCCCGTATTCAATGAAGACGTTTTTCGTCAAAGGTTTCGTATGTCCAAAAGgttgtttttaaaaattttgagTGACGTGCAAGCGAATAACTCGTGGTTTCAAGACGCCGCGGATGCTAGTGGTAGGAAGAGTTTTACATCGATTCAAAAAGTTACTTCGGCGATTAAGCAACTAGCAACCGGCAATGCTCTAGACGAGTtcgacgagtatttaaatatgtccACAAGGACTTCCCGAGAAAGTCTAGAATATTTTTGCGAAACGGTTTGTAATTTATACGCTTCCGAGTTTTTACGTAGACCTACTAGCCACGACGTTGCGCTCTTGTACCAAGCTCATGAGGAGAAACATCACCTTCCTGGGATGTTGGGTAGTCTTGATT ATGACGGAAACGCGATTGCACCGGTACATATTCGGGATCCTCCAGTCGAGCCCGTTTTCGAAGACACTGTTTATAACGAGCTCATTGATGAAGATACGCATTATAGACTTAAATATGATCTTGTGGAGCATCTTGGAGAACAAGATTTACCCCACCTTTTAGCGGATTCCGACGACGAATAG
- the LOC110864662 gene encoding monosaccharide-sensing protein 1-like, with the protein MTRFTSVCSIYAQMMDPIVTLFGSVHEKQNETGSMIFPNFGSMFHGDQHKPDNWDVESNHENGNLSVDETNDNVKTPLLSLNSTSVDKDMIAPVSRSMLNTVQPSESNSVIGIGGGWQLAYTKTEDGKKAGGLQRIYLHQEGGAESRRGSIASLPVADDGDGVRASALVSRSVLCLDNTMGQNPIQSGLIKPQPSTKDVRSWADLSKLVLNKH; encoded by the exons ATGACCAG ATTCACTTCAGTATGTTCCATCTATGCACAAATGATGGATCCAATAGTGACTCTATTCGGAAGTGTTCACGAGAAACAGAACGAAACCGGAAGCATGATCTTCCCAAATTTCGGAAGCATGTTTCATGGCGATCAGCATAAACCCGATAACTGGGATGTAGAGAGTAATCACGAAAATGGGAACTTATCCGTGGACGAAACTAATGATAATGTAAAAACCCCGTTGCTATCGCTTAATTCAACTAGTGTAGATAAAGACATGATTGCTCCGGTTTCTAGGAGTATGTTAAACACAGTTCAGCCTAGCGAGTCGAATAGTGTGATAGGgattggtggtgggtggcagttGGCGTATACGAAGACCGAAGACGGGAAGAAAGCGGGCGGGTTGCAGCGGATTTACTTGCACCAGGAGGGTGGTGCAGAATCCAGACGCGGGTCCATTGCTTCACTCCCGGTTGCAGACGACGGTGACGGGGTTCGGGCCTCGGCTCTTGTTAGTAGATCAGTTCTTTGTTTAGATAATACGATGGGTCAGAACCCGATTCAGTCGGGTCTGATCAAGCCGCAACCGTCTACTAAAGATGTGAGGAGTTGGGCTGATCTTTCCAAGCTGGTATTAAACAAGCATTGA
- the LOC110944383 gene encoding uncharacterized protein LOC110944383, with protein sequence MDDIPPLFLPIDISEDDDSSSSDSSLIFFFQNLINEAAQLEDTGTSKKRKTVHRDRVKCHDNLMRDYFVDEPVFNEDIFRQRFRMSKRLFLKILSDVQANNSWFQDAEDASGRKSFTSIQKVTSTIKQLATGNAPDEFDEYLNMSTRTSRESL encoded by the coding sequence ATGGATGACATACCGCCGCTATTCCTTCCGATTGATATTAGTGAAGACGATGATTCTTCCTCGAGCGATagtagtttaattttttttttccaaaatcttATTAACGAAGCCGCTCAACTGGAAGACACAGGCACTTCTAAAAAAAGGAAAACTGTGCATCGAGATCGAGTGAAATGTCACGACAACCTTATGAGAGATTATTTTGTCGACGAGCCCGTATTCAACGAAGATATTTTTCGTCAAAGGTTTCGTATGTCCAAAAGgttgtttttaaaaattttgagTGACGTGCAAGCGAATAACTCGTGGTTTCAAGACGCCGAGGATGCTAGTGGTAGGAAGAGTTTTACATCGATTCAAAAAGTTACTTCGACGATTAAGCAACTAGCAACCGGCAACGCTCCAGACGAGTtcgacgagtatttaaatatgtccACAAGGACTTCCCGAGAAAGTCTATAA